In Palaemon carinicauda isolate YSFRI2023 unplaced genomic scaffold, ASM3689809v2 scaffold60, whole genome shotgun sequence, the following are encoded in one genomic region:
- the LOC137637248 gene encoding piggyBac transposable element-derived protein 4-like, which produces MRLMDPYLNKGRNVTTDNYFTTVNLAKQLRIKVTSIIGTMNKIRREVPSTVRTTKNNLYSTKLYKSGDMTLTVYQGKLKKKVAVFSTLHQDVSLEKNAKKTPETIKFYNETKYRGNILDQMAQKYSVRTCTRRWPIHSFQTTLDLAAINAWVIYKEETKAKITGKEFLEQLSEELANINIQSRKKLDQKEISEMEKTKIKAET; this is translated from the coding sequence ATGAGACTAATGGATCCTTATTTGAACAAAGGGAGAAATgtcacaacagataattattttaCAACGGTCAACTTAGCCAAGCAACTAAGGATAAAGGTGACCAGTATCATAGGGACtatgaataaaataagaagagaagtgCCTTCGACAGTGAGAACCACGAAAAATAATTTGTATTCTACCAAGCTTTACAAGTCTGGTGACATGACTCTTACAgtttatcagggaaaactcaaaaaaaaagttgcagtttttagcactctccatcaagatgtttctttagaaaaaaatgcaaagaaaacacCGGAAACAATCAAATTTTACAACGAAACAAAATATAGAGGGAACATTTTGGACCAAATGGCTCAAAAGTATTCAGTGAGGACGTGCACAAGGCGATGGCCTATTCATTCCTTCCAAACAACCTTAGACCTGGCAGCTATAAATGCATGGGTTATCTACAAGgaagaaacaaaagcaaaaattaccgGGAAAGAATTCCTAGAACAACTATCCGAAGAAttagcaaatataaatatacagtcaaGGAAGAAATTGGATCAGAAGGAAATCAGTGAAATGGAGAAAACAAAGATCAAAGCAGAGACCTAA